A genomic region of Gossypium hirsutum isolate 1008001.06 chromosome D01, Gossypium_hirsutum_v2.1, whole genome shotgun sequence contains the following coding sequences:
- the LOC107952493 gene encoding RING-H2 finger protein ATL65 — protein MEASPPSPDNNEHTNVTYDLQDFQTSIFVCLVGILLIVLFIQISERVVTWLRREVAVDHLDLELVQIANYQLENSDWPDEAMALNNVWVMEIFNGFMVYLAERQISGLTPEFLEQALPCVTYKSSGQTTLDECVICLDGFEDDEMCRVFPVCEHVFHFSCIDNWLRNHLTCPICRNCILDSVSMALTM, from the coding sequence ATGGAGGCTTCACCACCATCACCGGACAATAATGAACACACTAACGTCACTTACGATCTTCAAGATTTCCAAACATCGATCTTCGTTTGCCTCGTGGGAATATTGCTCATCGTCCTCTTCATTCAAATCTCCGAGCGAGTCGTCACCTGGCTACGGCGCGAAGTCGCCGTCGATCATCTTGACCTCGAATTGGTCCAAATCGCCAATTATCAACTCGAAAATTCAGATTGGCCCGATGAAGCTATGGCGCTGAACAATGTGTGGGTGATGGAGATTTTCAACGGGTTCATGGTGTATTTGGCCGAAAGGCAAATCTCGGGGCTAACCCCAGAGTTCTTGGAGCAGGCTTTGCCTTGCGTGACCTACAAAAGCTCGGGACAAACAACGTTAGATGAATGTGTGATTTGTTTGGATGgttttgaagatgatgaaatgtgTCGGGTTTTCCCAGTCTGCGAACATGTTTTTCATTTCAGTTGCATAGATAACTGGTTGAGAAACCATTTAACTTGTCCGATTTGTCGGAATTGTATACTAGATAGTGTGAGCATGGCATTGACAATGTAA
- the LOC107952110 gene encoding terminal nucleotidyltransferase 4A: MEPQTPTNSQPVLYETLTLNPISLPSSPTAESPPSNQSPVEPYTVFRNEISLSAENTISVDSAAPDYFSLDVNEPDEPVVIRAPVSAWDEPEPKTPGPADEPRLENKWWFRGNSRFQSPMLQLHKEIVDFCDFLSPTPEEQAARDAAVHSVFDVIKYIWPACRPEVFGSFRTGLYLPTSDIDVVILESGIKNPQTGLYALSRALSQRGIAKKMQVIAKARVPIIKFVEKKSGVAFDISFDVDNGPKAAEFIKEAVLKWPQLRPLCLILKVFLQQRDLNEVYSGGIGSYALLAMIIAMLQNLSESRACPEHNLGMLLVHFFDFYGRKLNTVDVGVSCKERGTFFLKSSKGFSSKGRPFLISIEDPQTPDNDIGKNSFNYIQIRSAFGMALSNLSNPKNILALGPNRSILGTIIRPDPVLLERKGGPSGDVTFSNLLPGAGEPLQTLNGEKQDILCNWQFDDEEPLPRGNGNAGDVSAQSSGRKRKSSSKGRHKKKKIKENVDVTKDWDEETFLKKEKSSRKKSSRHSHKHKDSNGYGYHHGGASWSR; this comes from the exons ATGGAACCTCAAACTCCCACAAATTCGCAACCCGTCCTCTACGAAACCCTAACCTTAAACCCAATTTCTCTCCCTTCTTCCCCTACCGCCGAATCTCCGCCGTCCAATCAATCTCCTGTTGAGCCGTACACTGTCTTCCGCAACGAAATCTCTCTATCGGCAGAAAATACCATCTCCGTGGACTCAGCTGCGCCGGACTATTTCTCGCTTGATGTTAATGAGCCGGATGAACCAGTAGTAATTCGGGCTCCAGTCTCGGCCTGGGATGAACCAGAGCCGAAGACACCGGGTCCTGCGGATGAGCCAAGGCTTGAGAACAAATGGTGGTTTCGTGGGAATAGTAGGTTCCAAAGTCCAATGCTTCAGTTGCATAAAG AAATAGTGGACTTCTGTGATTTTCTATCCCCTACTCCCGAAGAGCAAGCAGCACGTGATGCAGCTGTGCATTCTGTTTTTGATGTTATCAAGTACATATGGCCTGCCTGCAGG CCAGAAGTTTTTGGGTCATTCAGGACAGGGCTTTATTTACCAACAAGTGATATTGAT GTAGTGATTCTAGAGTCAGGTATAAAAAATCCACAGACTGGTTTGTATGCTCTTTCCAGGGCATTATCTCAAAGGGGAATTGCAAAAAAGATGcag GTGATTGCAAAAGCTCGCGTGCCAATAATTAAGTTTGTAGAAAAGAAAAGCGGTGTCGCATTTGATATAAG CTTTGATGTAGATAATGGACCAAAAGCTGCTGAGTTTATCAAG GAAGCAGTACTAAAATGGCCTCAATTACGACCATTGTGTTTGATCTTGAAAGTATTTTTACAACAGAGAGACCTTAATGAG GTATATTCAGGTGGAATAGGTTCATATGCTCTCCTTGCAATGATCATAGCCATGTTGCAG AATCTGAGTGAATCCAGAGCTTGTCCGGAACATAACTTGGGAATGCTCTTG GTgcatttctttgatttttatggacGAAAATTGAACACTGTGGATGTTGGTGTATCTTGCAAAGAGAGAGGCACTTTCTTTTTGAAGAGTAGCAAAGG GTTTTCAAGCAAAGGACGGCCATTTCTCATCTCCATCGAGGACCCACAG ACTCCAGACAATGACATTGGGAAGAACTCATTTAACTATATCCAG ATTAGGTCAGCTTTCGGGATGGCTCTTTCGAACCTGAGTAATCCCAAGAACATTTTGGCTCTGGGCCCCAATAGAAGCATTCTCGGTACCATAATTAGACCGGATCCAGTTTTGCTTGAGCGCAAAGGAGGACCTAGTGGGGATGTCACCTTTAGTAACTTGCTTCCTGGAGCCGGGGAGCCTTTACAAACACTTAACGGAGAAAAGCAGGACATCTTATGCAATTGGCAGTTCGATGATGAAGAACCGCTGCCTCGAGGGAACGGAAATGCTGGAGATGTTAGTGCTCAATCCTCTGGAAGAAAGAGGAAATCTTCTTCCAAAGGAAGgcacaaaaagaagaaaataaaagaaaacgtTGATGTAACAAAGGACTGGGATGAAGAAACATtcttaaagaaagaaaagagttcAAGGAAGAAAAGTTCTAGACATAGCCATAAACATAAAGATTCCAATGGTTACGGTTATCATCATGGTGGTGCGTCCTGGAGTCGCTAG